The Crassaminicella indica genomic interval GTACTCTGGCAAATGAAAAATATTTGTTATCCCATCTAAATATAACTGTACATTGACCATCTCTTCTAGTGTTGACAATAAAACTGGAATAATTGCATCAATTAATGAATGAAATATTCTCATCTCGGTTTTTATTTCTTCAACTGCATGAATATCAATATCTCTTATAGTTAATCCTTTAAGTTTACTATTTAATATTTTAGATATCATGCCTAAGTTATCAAAAGTATAATCTTCATTAATTCTTAAAATTGCATTTTTTACAATGCCAGATTCTGATACGATCACAAGCAATATGCTTTTTTCATCAATTGGAACTAGCTGTACTGATTTTAACTTGCTTTGCTCAAACTGTGGAGATAAAACAATAGAAGTTAATTTCGTCATTTGAGACAAAATTTTTGAAGTAGTCGTAATTATTTGTTCTAATTCTCCTACTGATTCTATAAAGCTCTTTTTTATAGCCTGCTTTTGATTTTGAGCTAGCTTATCTAAAATCATTAAGCTATCTACATATAACCTATAACCTTTATCCGATGGAATCCTCCCTGCAGAAGTATGGGGTTGGTATAAAAACCCCATTTCTTCTAAATCCGCCATCTCATTGCGTATAGTCGCAGCACTTACTCCTAAATCATACTTTTTCATCAAGGTTCTTGAGCCTATCGGTTCAGCTGTAGAAATAAAATCTTTTATTATGGCCTGCAGAATCCTCAACTTTCTTTCTCCCAGTTCCATAATATCACTCCTATTTGTTAGCACTCTCATTGAATGAGTGCTAATCTATTACGATTTTAACTTATCATTAATAAAAACATTTGTCAATATCATTTTTGCTATTTTTTTAATCTAATAAAAAAGCTACAAAGACTTGGTTAGATAAGTCTATCCCTTTTCTAGTCAATCGTATGCTTTTTTCATCTGTATATAAAAGTCCCTGTTTTTTAAGCTTCATAATTTCTTCCCCATAAACATCATAAGGATTAAATCCAAATCGATCCTTAAATTCATCAATCACTATCCCTCTTATCATTCTTAGTCCTAAAAACATATATTCTGAAATTTCATCTTTTTTTGAAATGATTTCTTCAAATGCACAAGGACTTATATTTTTATGAATATTATCTATATACTCCTCCATTATTTTAGTATTTGAAAAGCGTTTTTTATTAAAATATGAATGAGCCCCTAAACCGAATCCAATATATTCTTTATCTTTCCAATAGATTTGATTGTGTATGCACTCTTTTCCTTTCTTTGCAAAATTAGATATTTCATAGTGTTTATAATCATAAGCAGATAAATAATCTATTGCAAAATGGTGCATATCTCGATCAAGTTCTTCTGAAGGTAAGTTTAAGCTTCCTTTTTCATATAACTCATTAAAAACTGTATTTTCTTCTATTTTCAAGCTATATGCTGAAATATGTTCTGGATTCAACTGAACAACATGATATAAAGTTTCCTCCCAGTCCTTTAAGCTTTGATCAGGCAACCCAAACATCAAATCAATATTAATATTTTCAAAACCTATTTCTCTTGCTAATAAAAAGTTTTTCAAAAATTCTTCTTTATTATGTATTCTTCCTAAACTTTTTAGATGAATATCTTGCCATGCTTGAAGCCCCATACTTAGTCTATTAACATTATTATTTAAATAATATACAAGATTTTCTTTATTAAGTGTTCCCGGATTGCTTTCTATAGAAAATTCTAAATCTTTATTAATATGAAAGTTTGAATAAATTGCATCTATTATTTTATCCATTTCTTTGATTGGAAGAATCGATGGAGTTCCTCCTCCTATAAATATAGATTTTATTTCATATGCTTTTAACTTTTCTTTCCATCCCCTTATTTCTTCTCTCAAAGCATCTATATATTTTGTAATATATTTTTCCATATTACTAAAAGAACAAAAATCACAATAAAAGCATTTTTGTTTACAAAACGGTATGTGAATATATATGCCTATTTCTTTCATTTATTTTCACCTCTTTTAGCAAAAATAGTCACCATTTGGTGACTATCTTTTATCATCATATTTTAATACAGCCATGAAAGCTTCTTGTGGTACTTCTACTGACCCTAATTGTCTCATACGTTTTTTACCCTCTTTTTGTTTTTCTAAAAGCTTTTTCTTTCTAGATATATCTCCCCCATAGCATTTCGCTAATACATCTTTTCTCATAGCACTAATGGTTTCTCTCGCAATAACCTTTGTACCAACAGCTGCTTGTATTGGAATAGCAAACATATGGCGTGGAATTACTTCTTTTAATTTTTCGCAAACAACTCTACCTCTAGATTGGGCTTTACTCTCATGTACTATCATTGAAAATGCATCTACAACCTCTTTATTTAATAATATATCCAATTTTACAAGTTTTGATCTTTGATAACCTTTGAATTCATAGTCTAAGGACCCGTACCCTCTTGTTTTAGATTTTAAAGCATCAAAGAAATCATATATTACCTCATTTAATGGAAGTTCATAATGTAGTGACACTCTTTTGTCATCTATATATTCCATATGCTTCATAGTTCCTCTTCGATCTTGACATAACTCCATAATATTTCCAACATATTCATTAGGAACCATAATATTTGCATCTACAATAGGCTCTTCCATGAAAGCTATTTCCTGAGTTGGAGGTAAATTTGTTGGATTTTGAATCATCAAAACTTCCCCATCTGTTTTCGTGATTCTATATATAACACTTGGAGATGTAGTAATTAGATTCAAATCAAATTCTCTTTCTAGTCGCTCTTGAATAATCTCCATATGAAGCAGTCCTAAAAATCCACATCTAAAACCAAATCCTAATGCATTAGAAGTTTCAGGTTCAAATTCTAACGCAGCATCATTTACTTTTAATTTTTCCAATGCATCTCTCACATTTTCATATTTTTCTCCTTCTGCTGGATACACACCACAATATACCATTGGCACTACTTTTTTATAACCGGGTAGTGGTTCATCAGTAGGGTTTTGCGCACTGGTAACAGTATCACCCACTCTTGTGTCCGCTACATTTTTTATGCTTGCTGTTATATAACCAACATCTCCAGCTTTTAACTCATTCACACTCATAGGACCAGGAATAAATACACCTACTTCATTTACCTCAAATTTTTTACCAGTAGCCATCATAAGAATCTTATCTCCCGGTTTTACCGTTCCTTCCTTGATTCTTACATAAACGATAACACCCTTATAACTATCATAATAAGAATCAAATATTAACGCCTTTAAAGGACCCTTCTCATCTCCAACAGGAGACGGAACCTTTTTTACGATTGCTTCTAAAACTTGCTCAATATTTAATCCAGCTTTTGCTGAAACTAATGGTGCATCACTTGCATCAATACCAATAATATCTTCTATTTCTTGTTTTACTTCCTCTGGTCTAGCACTAGGCAAATCGATTTTATTAATAATAGGGATAATTTCTAGATTCTGTTCAAGTGCTAAATATACATTTGCTAAAGTTTGAGCCTC includes:
- the hrcA gene encoding heat-inducible transcriptional repressor HrcA; translation: MELGERKLRILQAIIKDFISTAEPIGSRTLMKKYDLGVSAATIRNEMADLEEMGFLYQPHTSAGRIPSDKGYRLYVDSLMILDKLAQNQKQAIKKSFIESVGELEQIITTTSKILSQMTKLTSIVLSPQFEQSKLKSVQLVPIDEKSILLVIVSESGIVKNAILRINEDYTFDNLGMISKILNSKLKGLTIRDIDIHAVEEIKTEMRIFHSLIDAIIPVLLSTLEEMVNVQLYLDGITNIFHLPEYHNIERARNFIEMLDQKKQIMELLMNSKDGLDITIGKENKHEEMKDCSIVTATYKVKGFIVGKIGVIGPTRMNYEHIISVVDYVTKNLTELLNDR
- the hemW gene encoding radical SAM family heme chaperone HemW; this encodes MKEIGIYIHIPFCKQKCFYCDFCSFSNMEKYITKYIDALREEIRGWKEKLKAYEIKSIFIGGGTPSILPIKEMDKIIDAIYSNFHINKDLEFSIESNPGTLNKENLVYYLNNNVNRLSMGLQAWQDIHLKSLGRIHNKEEFLKNFLLAREIGFENINIDLMFGLPDQSLKDWEETLYHVVQLNPEHISAYSLKIEENTVFNELYEKGSLNLPSEELDRDMHHFAIDYLSAYDYKHYEISNFAKKGKECIHNQIYWKDKEYIGFGLGAHSYFNKKRFSNTKIMEEYIDNIHKNISPCAFEEIISKKDEISEYMFLGLRMIRGIVIDEFKDRFGFNPYDVYGEEIMKLKKQGLLYTDEKSIRLTRKGIDLSNQVFVAFLLD
- the lepA gene encoding translation elongation factor 4 codes for the protein MSSNRQQKIRNFSIIAHIDHGKSTLADRLIEKTGLLTQREMKAQILDSMDLERERGITIKLQTTRLIYKTKDGEEYILNLIDTPGHVDFTYEVSRSLAACEGAILVVDAAQGVEAQTLANVYLALEQNLEIIPIINKIDLPSARPEEVKQEIEDIIGIDASDAPLVSAKAGLNIEQVLEAIVKKVPSPVGDEKGPLKALIFDSYYDSYKGVIVYVRIKEGTVKPGDKILMMATGKKFEVNEVGVFIPGPMSVNELKAGDVGYITASIKNVADTRVGDTVTSAQNPTDEPLPGYKKVVPMVYCGVYPAEGEKYENVRDALEKLKVNDAALEFEPETSNALGFGFRCGFLGLLHMEIIQERLEREFDLNLITTSPSVIYRITKTDGEVLMIQNPTNLPPTQEIAFMEEPIVDANIMVPNEYVGNIMELCQDRRGTMKHMEYIDDKRVSLHYELPLNEVIYDFFDALKSKTRGYGSLDYEFKGYQRSKLVKLDILLNKEVVDAFSMIVHESKAQSRGRVVCEKLKEVIPRHMFAIPIQAAVGTKVIARETISAMRKDVLAKCYGGDISRKKKLLEKQKEGKKRMRQLGSVEVPQEAFMAVLKYDDKR